One Sphingomonas sp. LHG3406-1 genomic window carries:
- a CDS encoding CBS domain-containing protein, with protein MTIAAVLSDKGREIATILQGASLGDAASELARRRIGALVVVDEAGAVAGVLSERDIVTCLAEHGDSRLSERRVSDAMTAPAITVQPSAPVLTALALMTARRIRHLPVLQDGRLIGLVSIGDLVKYRLDRIEREAEAMRAYIQSA; from the coding sequence ATGACCATCGCCGCCGTTCTGTCCGACAAGGGACGGGAAATTGCCACCATCCTCCAGGGCGCCAGTCTGGGCGATGCCGCGTCCGAGCTGGCCCGCCGCCGAATCGGTGCGCTGGTCGTCGTCGACGAAGCGGGGGCCGTCGCCGGTGTGCTGTCCGAGCGGGATATCGTCACCTGCCTCGCCGAACATGGCGATTCGCGACTGTCGGAGCGGCGGGTGTCGGACGCGATGACCGCGCCGGCGATCACCGTGCAGCCGAGTGCTCCGGTGCTGACGGCACTGGCGCTGATGACCGCGCGGCGAATCCGTCACCTGCCGGTGCTTCAGGACGGCCGCCTGATCGGACTCGTCTCGATTGGCGACCTCGTGAAGTATCGCCTCGACCGGATTGAGCGCGAGGCCGAGGCCATGCGGGCCTACATTCAGTCCGCCTGA
- a CDS encoding acyl-CoA thioesterase — MTINDPRQPVLRVTPGPSDINSNGHIFGGWVLSQMDIAAGIVAARRANGAVATIAIERMEFIAPIELRDLISVYAEVERVGRTSMAIRIEVVADRDRGDKQVKVTEGLFTFVALDEQHRPRPVDPA, encoded by the coding sequence TTGACCATCAACGACCCGCGCCAGCCGGTCCTGCGGGTGACGCCGGGCCCGAGCGACATCAACTCCAACGGCCACATCTTCGGCGGCTGGGTGCTGAGCCAGATGGACATCGCCGCGGGCATCGTCGCCGCCCGCAGGGCCAATGGCGCCGTCGCGACCATCGCGATCGAGCGCATGGAGTTCATCGCGCCGATCGAGCTTCGCGACCTCATCAGCGTCTATGCCGAGGTCGAGCGGGTCGGCCGGACCAGCATGGCGATCCGAATCGAAGTCGTTGCCGACCGCGACCGCGGCGACAAGCAGGTGAAGGTCACCGAAGGCCTGTTCACCTTCGTCGCGCTCGACGAGCAGCACCGGCCCCGGCCGGTCGACCCGGCCTGA